In one window of Mucilaginibacter auburnensis DNA:
- a CDS encoding Rossmann-like and DUF2520 domain-containing protein encodes MRISIIGSGNVATHMAAALKNAGHNIVQVYSRDMQNAALLAYHVKADAINDLQNISPETDLFIIAVKDDAIGRVAEQLAVYDKLIVHTSGATDMYALLAFTDRAGVLYPLQTFSKVKEVNFRQVPLCIEGADEAITKQIEELAQSISNNVYRVDSAQRKILHLAAVFACNFPNYLYEVARQLLNNNQLDFNLLRPLILETAEKVQERLPAQVQTGPAVRNDVGTMNNHLQLLTEQPHLQEIYRLLSQGIIKMDFSPPAHK; translated from the coding sequence ATGCGTATAAGTATCATAGGTTCGGGTAACGTGGCAACCCACATGGCGGCGGCTTTAAAAAATGCCGGGCACAACATTGTGCAGGTATATAGCCGGGATATGCAAAACGCGGCTTTGCTGGCCTACCATGTAAAGGCCGATGCCATTAATGATCTGCAAAATATCAGCCCTGAAACCGACCTGTTTATTATTGCTGTTAAGGATGATGCCATTGGACGAGTAGCTGAGCAATTGGCTGTTTATGATAAGCTAATTGTGCATACATCCGGCGCTACAGATATGTACGCCTTGCTGGCTTTTACTGACAGGGCAGGAGTGCTGTATCCGTTGCAAACCTTTAGTAAGGTAAAAGAAGTCAACTTCAGGCAGGTGCCGCTTTGTATTGAGGGAGCTGATGAAGCCATCACCAAACAAATAGAAGAGCTGGCGCAAAGCATCAGTAATAATGTTTACAGGGTTGATAGCGCTCAGCGTAAAATATTGCATTTAGCAGCGGTGTTTGCCTGTAATTTTCCTAATTACCTGTATGAGGTGGCCCGGCAATTACTCAATAACAACCAGCTTGATTTTAACCTGTTACGTCCGCTCATTTTAGAAACCGCCGAAAAAGTGCAGGAACGTTTACCTGCGCAGGTACAAACCGGCCCGGCTGTGCGTAATGATGTTGGAACCATGAATAACCACTTACAGCTATTAACTGAACAGCCTCATTTGCAGGAGATTTACCGGTTGCTAAGTCAGGGTATTATCAAAATGGATTTTAGCCCGCCTGCCCATAAGTAA
- a CDS encoding acyltransferase family protein encodes MPGTAKTLKLIYIERLRVVLTVLVILHHAFITYGAPGSWYFAQKTEMEAAKMLLTLFVAVNQSFFMGFFFFLSALFIPSSYDKKGPAKFMADRLVRLGIPLLFYSFILSPFLSYMPYRFAEGHQVSYIDYLKGFDGWINFGVLWFVLALLLFTTVYVIIRKWISPGTLAKVRSMPSAGLILGTATAVGFISYLVRINFPVGWVLQPLGFQLGHFPQYIAMFILGLVASRQRWLETDAYRTGKVMARVAVGLVVLGFPAFVIARNILGYPVSDYNVGGHWPSLWYAVWEQLLGFSICAALICIGKVRWNNPSSWVSQLSRTTFAVYIFHPLVLIALSVAVSGWPVEPLIKLAIVAPLSVMMSFALGAVLVRIPGINKVV; translated from the coding sequence ATGCCCGGAACTGCTAAAACCCTTAAATTGATCTATATTGAACGCCTGCGGGTAGTGCTAACGGTGTTGGTTATCCTTCACCATGCATTTATTACCTACGGCGCACCAGGTAGCTGGTATTTTGCGCAAAAGACTGAAATGGAAGCTGCAAAGATGCTGTTAACCTTATTTGTAGCAGTGAACCAGTCCTTTTTTATGGGATTCTTCTTTTTCCTCTCAGCGCTTTTCATACCCTCATCATATGATAAAAAGGGACCGGCCAAGTTTATGGCAGACCGGCTGGTGCGGTTGGGTATACCTTTGCTGTTTTACTCTTTTATCCTATCCCCTTTTCTCAGTTACATGCCATACCGTTTTGCGGAAGGCCATCAGGTAAGTTACATAGACTACCTGAAGGGATTTGATGGATGGATCAATTTTGGCGTATTGTGGTTTGTATTGGCATTATTGCTTTTTACAACCGTATATGTAATTATTCGTAAATGGATAAGTCCGGGTACACTTGCAAAAGTCCGCTCCATGCCGTCAGCGGGTTTAATTTTAGGTACTGCAACTGCGGTGGGCTTCATCAGCTACCTGGTACGGATCAACTTTCCGGTAGGTTGGGTATTGCAGCCTTTAGGGTTTCAGCTTGGTCACTTTCCGCAATATATTGCCATGTTCATTTTGGGGCTTGTGGCTTCGCGGCAACGCTGGTTAGAAACAGATGCTTACCGTACCGGTAAGGTAATGGCCCGGGTAGCGGTTGGTCTAGTGGTTTTAGGTTTTCCTGCATTCGTTATTGCGCGCAATATACTGGGCTATCCTGTATCAGATTATAATGTGGGCGGGCACTGGCCATCGCTTTGGTACGCAGTGTGGGAACAATTATTGGGTTTCAGTATCTGTGCCGCGCTGATCTGTATAGGCAAGGTGCGTTGGAACAATCCATCTTCCTGGGTTAGCCAACTCTCACGTACCACATTTGCCGTATATATTTTTCATCCGTTGGTACTCATCGCTTTATCTGTGGCAGTTAGCGGCTGGCCGGTGGAGCCTTTGATCAAACTGGCCATTGTAGCGCCGTTGTCGGTAATGATGAGTTTCGCTTTAGGAGCAGTGCTGGTTCGTATTCCGGGTATTAATAAAGTGGTTTGA
- a CDS encoding 2Fe-2S iron-sulfur cluster-binding protein yields MNIFKIKINFEEADHESVELPIAEGESVLDVCMDNGIELQHNCGGVCGCSTCHVYINKGMDNIQEISDKEEDFIDRAVNPRINSRLGCQSVVIDGDIEVTLPDQSQFLGH; encoded by the coding sequence ATGAATATTTTTAAAATAAAGATAAACTTTGAGGAGGCCGACCATGAGTCGGTTGAGTTGCCCATAGCCGAAGGCGAGTCGGTGCTTGACGTTTGTATGGACAATGGCATTGAGCTACAGCACAATTGTGGTGGTGTATGCGGTTGCAGTACCTGCCACGTATACATCAACAAAGGCATGGATAACATCCAGGAAATATCTGATAAGGAAGAAGACTTTATTGACCGCGCTGTTAACCCGCGCATCAACTCACGCCTGGGCTGCCAAAGCGTTGTTATTGATGGCGATATAGAAGTTACACTGCCCGACCAGTCGCAGTTTTTAGGTCACTAA
- a CDS encoding ImuA family protein, which produces MPLLKNAVISRLQKDILQWEGYRPPEAGKHTPMGLGVIEQSFPNNIFPTGTVHEVLCANTEQATAGSAFISALLAKLMQQGGVCLWIGLSGNINPSALKAFGVDADRIIFINVLNDQDVLWATEEALKCPGLVMTIAEVRDLNFKQSRRLQLAVEQSRVTGFILRNQAEKLTPTACAARWQISPLPSTPEDGLPGLGFPRWRVELLKVRNGQPGCWEMEWANGKFNVVEQTRVEQKPAEYRQLMAG; this is translated from the coding sequence ATGCCTTTGCTTAAAAATGCCGTCATCAGCCGCTTGCAAAAAGATATTTTGCAGTGGGAAGGCTACAGGCCACCCGAGGCCGGTAAGCATACCCCTATGGGTTTGGGCGTAATTGAGCAATCTTTCCCCAACAATATTTTCCCTACCGGTACGGTGCATGAGGTGCTTTGTGCCAATACCGAGCAGGCCACCGCAGGCAGCGCCTTTATAAGCGCCTTACTGGCTAAGCTGATGCAGCAGGGCGGCGTTTGTTTGTGGATAGGCCTTTCGGGTAATATCAATCCATCGGCGCTGAAAGCTTTTGGGGTGGATGCCGACAGGATCATTTTCATCAACGTACTTAATGATCAGGATGTGCTTTGGGCAACTGAAGAAGCCCTTAAATGCCCCGGACTGGTGATGACCATTGCCGAGGTGCGTGACCTTAACTTTAAACAGTCGCGTCGCTTGCAGCTGGCGGTTGAACAGAGTCGGGTTACAGGTTTTATTTTGCGGAATCAAGCAGAAAAATTAACGCCTACTGCCTGCGCTGCCCGCTGGCAAATATCACCATTACCAAGCACGCCAGAAGATGGCCTTCCGGGACTGGGCTTCCCGCGCTGGCGGGTAGAATTACTAAAAGTGCGTAACGGGCAGCCTGGTTGTTGGGAAATGGAATGGGCCAACGGTAAATTTAATGTGGTTGAACAAACAAGAGTTGAACAAAAGCCTGCTGAATACAGGCAGTTAATGGCGGGGTGA
- a CDS encoding Y-family DNA polymerase, protein MQKRYMSIWFRHLLTDWLTLRRPELKDVAFVVATPIRNRIIVTAANKAAEDEGVYAGMAAADAKAIAPCLQVLDNMPGRQEKLLRKLALWCIRYTPLVAIDPPDGLLLDITGCTHLWDDERGYLKELVLKLRNNGYDARAAIADSMGAAWAVARFGRVKPIITPQAQAAAIAQLSPAALRLEQPVLEQLQKLGFRTIGSFMNLPGRELRKRFGDDLLTRLTQALGLKSELFTPVVPPVPYVERLPCLEPIKTATGIEIAIQQLLEQLCTRLASEGKGLRKAMLKCYRIDGKQVQVSISTTRGSHSVSHLQKLFGLQIDKIEPDLGIELFVMEVSRVEEMNVKQENIWINQPDLKDTTLAELLDKIGGKLGAHRIHRYLPAEHYWPERSVKEAQTLQDAPSTCWRADRPRPLRMLRQPEDIAVMSKEPDYPPKQFIYKGKKHVIAKADGPERIEREWWLEQGEHRDYYAVEDVEGRRYWVFRSGHYDGDDGKWFIHGFFA, encoded by the coding sequence ATGCAAAAACGTTATATGTCTATATGGTTCAGGCATTTATTGACCGACTGGCTAACACTACGCCGACCGGAATTGAAGGATGTAGCCTTTGTGGTAGCCACTCCTATACGTAACCGTATAATTGTAACCGCGGCCAACAAAGCAGCCGAAGATGAAGGCGTTTACGCAGGCATGGCCGCTGCTGATGCCAAGGCCATTGCACCCTGTTTGCAGGTTTTAGACAATATGCCCGGCAGGCAGGAAAAGTTATTGCGTAAACTGGCACTTTGGTGCATACGCTATACCCCACTGGTAGCCATTGACCCGCCAGATGGATTGTTACTGGATATTACAGGCTGTACTCACCTTTGGGATGATGAGCGGGGCTATTTAAAAGAGTTGGTTTTAAAACTGCGCAACAACGGCTATGATGCACGCGCTGCCATAGCCGATTCCATGGGCGCTGCATGGGCAGTTGCCCGCTTCGGCAGGGTTAAGCCTATTATTACGCCGCAGGCGCAGGCGGCAGCCATAGCACAGCTCTCCCCTGCCGCCTTACGTTTGGAACAACCTGTTTTAGAGCAACTGCAAAAATTAGGTTTCCGCACCATTGGTAGTTTTATGAACCTGCCTGGCAGGGAGTTGCGTAAGCGTTTTGGCGATGATCTTTTAACCCGGCTTACACAGGCATTAGGACTTAAATCTGAGCTTTTTACACCTGTTGTTCCTCCTGTACCGTATGTGGAACGCCTGCCCTGCCTTGAACCTATAAAAACAGCAACAGGTATTGAAATAGCTATACAGCAGTTGTTGGAGCAACTATGTACCCGACTTGCATCTGAAGGTAAAGGACTACGCAAAGCTATGCTGAAATGCTACCGCATTGATGGCAAGCAGGTCCAGGTTAGCATCAGCACAACGCGTGGCTCGCACAGTGTATCGCATCTGCAAAAGTTATTTGGGTTACAAATTGATAAAATTGAGCCGGATTTGGGCATTGAGCTGTTTGTGATGGAGGTATCCCGAGTGGAAGAAATGAATGTAAAACAGGAAAACATCTGGATAAACCAACCCGACCTGAAAGATACCACCCTTGCCGAACTGTTAGATAAAATTGGCGGCAAACTGGGCGCGCATCGCATTCATCGTTACCTGCCTGCCGAGCACTACTGGCCCGAGCGATCAGTTAAAGAAGCGCAGACCTTGCAGGATGCGCCATCAACGTGCTGGCGTGCCGACAGACCACGCCCGCTGCGCATGTTGCGACAACCGGAGGATATTGCAGTAATGTCTAAGGAACCCGATTATCCGCCAAAACAATTTATTTACAAGGGAAAAAAACACGTAATAGCTAAAGCAGACGGCCCCGAACGTATTGAGCGCGAGTGGTGGCTGGAGCAAGGAGAGCATAGGGATTATTATGCGGTAGAAGATGTGGAAGGCAGGCGGTATTGGGTATTCCGGTCAGGGCACTATGATGGGGATGATGGTAAGTGGTTTATTCATGGATTTTTTGCTTAA
- a CDS encoding MBL fold metallo-hydrolase, with the protein MKLKIAFTFLLAASLLTVKAQMPAADHEKVKGGELTIQPITHATLVLSYQGKNIYVDPTGGADAFKGLAAPDMILITDIHGDHFDTKTIEAINTAKTTLIVPQAVAEKLPATIDKSKIIVLNNDQKSTQGDIVITAVPMYNLPGTSSANMHTKGRGNGYILTIGGKNVYISGDTADTPEMKALNNIDIAFICMNLPYTMDVNAASQAVLAFKPKVVYPYHYRGQDVNAFKSMVNAGDKNIDVRLKEWYPAAK; encoded by the coding sequence ATGAAACTAAAAATTGCATTTACCTTTTTATTAGCCGCAAGCCTGTTAACCGTAAAGGCACAAATGCCTGCTGCCGATCACGAGAAAGTTAAAGGCGGCGAGCTTACCATACAGCCCATTACCCATGCCACGCTGGTGCTAAGCTACCAGGGCAAAAATATTTATGTTGACCCAACCGGCGGTGCCGATGCCTTTAAAGGTTTGGCTGCGCCTGATATGATATTGATCACTGATATCCATGGCGACCACTTTGATACCAAAACTATTGAGGCTATCAACACGGCTAAAACTACTTTAATTGTTCCGCAGGCGGTGGCTGAGAAATTGCCGGCAACTATTGATAAATCAAAAATAATAGTGTTGAATAACGACCAAAAATCAACACAGGGCGATATTGTAATTACCGCGGTACCTATGTATAACCTGCCCGGCACAAGCAGTGCCAATATGCACACCAAGGGTAGGGGCAATGGCTATATTTTAACAATCGGAGGTAAAAACGTATACATATCAGGCGATACTGCCGATACCCCCGAAATGAAAGCGTTGAACAACATTGACATTGCTTTTATCTGCATGAACCTGCCTTATACCATGGATGTTAACGCGGCATCGCAGGCTGTACTGGCTTTTAAACCTAAAGTGGTTTATCCGTATCATTACCGTGGCCAGGATGTTAACGCTTTTAAAAGCATGGTTAACGCCGGCGACAAAAACATTGATGTAAGGTTGAAGGAGTGGTATCCGGCAGCTAAGTAA
- a CDS encoding KdsC family phosphatase, which yields MESFLSKLKDITTFVFDVDGVLTDGSVLLTDTGEQARAFNIKDGYALQLAVKCGYNVCAISGSRSKIAIMRLNSLGITDVYVGAQVKVDKLKLYMEEKHVIGSKVLYMGDDIPDLDVMKLVGLPTCPADAAEEIKEASLYVSPMVGGRGCVRDVIEKVLKVQGKWMSKESFSW from the coding sequence ATGGAATCATTTTTATCTAAACTTAAGGATATTACCACATTTGTTTTTGATGTGGACGGTGTACTGACTGATGGCTCTGTATTGCTTACAGATACCGGCGAACAGGCCCGTGCCTTTAATATTAAAGACGGATACGCTTTACAACTTGCTGTTAAGTGTGGATATAATGTTTGCGCCATATCCGGCAGCCGCTCAAAAATTGCCATTATGCGTTTAAATAGCCTGGGTATAACCGACGTTTACGTTGGCGCACAGGTTAAGGTTGACAAGTTGAAGCTGTACATGGAAGAAAAGCATGTAATTGGCTCAAAGGTGTTGTACATGGGCGATGATATTCCTGATCTTGATGTTATGAAACTGGTAGGTCTGCCTACCTGTCCGGCTGATGCTGCTGAAGAAATTAAAGAAGCCAGCTTATATGTATCTCCAATGGTTGGTGGCCGTGGCTGCGTGCGGGATGTGATAGAGAAAGTGCTGAAGGTACAAGGCAAGTGGATGAGCAAAGAATCATTTAGCTGGTGA
- a CDS encoding Maf family nucleotide pyrophosphatase: MNKKIILASKSPRRQELLKLMDLDFRIVLKDVDESYPEDLTPEQIAVYIAKKKAEAFDEMVTDEVVLTADTIVSIGDKILGKPENEEHAVEMLNLLSGNTHQVITGVCLFYNQEYHTFFDVSDVTFRHMSDEEIRHYVSKYKPFDKAGSYGIQEWVGVTGIIKINGSYTNVVGLPTEKLYQALVKL; the protein is encoded by the coding sequence ATGAACAAGAAAATCATCCTCGCATCCAAATCTCCCCGCAGGCAGGAGTTATTAAAGCTCATGGACCTTGACTTTCGCATTGTGCTGAAAGATGTGGATGAGTCTTATCCGGAAGACCTTACCCCCGAGCAGATTGCTGTTTACATTGCCAAAAAGAAAGCTGAGGCTTTTGATGAGATGGTTACTGATGAGGTGGTGCTTACTGCTGATACCATTGTTAGCATAGGCGACAAGATTTTAGGCAAGCCCGAAAACGAAGAGCATGCCGTTGAAATGCTCAACCTGCTATCTGGCAATACGCATCAGGTTATAACCGGCGTCTGTTTGTTCTACAACCAGGAGTACCATACATTTTTTGATGTGTCTGATGTTACCTTCCGCCATATGAGTGACGAGGAAATACGCCACTATGTGAGCAAATACAAACCATTTGATAAAGCGGGCTCATATGGCATACAGGAGTGGGTAGGAGTAACCGGCATTATTAAAATTAACGGCTCTTACACCAATGTGGTAGGGTTGCCTACCGAGAAACTTTACCAGGCCCTGGTGAAGTTATAA
- the iscX gene encoding Fe-S cluster assembly protein IscX, giving the protein MKDDKFALPIHWNDYEDIAMGLYEKFGDDFTESKIYRIRFTDLLEWVLSIPNFAGTREESSEGHLEQIQSAWVYEWRDNQ; this is encoded by the coding sequence ATGAAAGACGATAAATTTGCATTACCTATTCATTGGAATGATTACGAAGATATTGCCATGGGACTTTACGAAAAGTTTGGCGATGACTTTACCGAATCAAAAATTTACCGCATACGCTTTACCGATCTGTTAGAGTGGGTATTGTCCATACCTAATTTTGCAGGTACCCGCGAAGAGAGCAGTGAGGGGCACCTGGAGCAGATCCAGTCTGCCTGGGTTTACGAGTGGCGCGATAACCAGTAA